A stretch of Mya arenaria isolate MELC-2E11 chromosome 14, ASM2691426v1 DNA encodes these proteins:
- the LOC128217414 gene encoding uncharacterized protein LOC128217414 yields the protein MNSVLFLTCVGVLCGLVQAATVPDNDQEHADRSIILPGSTHYRTSCQWQVETNPCVNNALQALNFPHPSDASKFLQCGLYERMYVVQCPNGELYDQATSSCITPKAIVAQPTYIASLGIPSPCTAQSLQAGRIFFSVANSNKQFIQCDAAGNARVITCPDQLIWDQNRQSCVYTLQGGVANPGYLAAVTGFLNGANPCTAQAISAQALFFSHPDPTKFIQCDLQGNAFVQRCPSGLVWNQYLETCASQLASITLTGQTNFSGWMRSHRHL from the exons ATGAATTCTGTCTTGTTTCTCACGTGTGTAGGAGTCCTGTGTGGTCTTGTGCAGGCTGCCACCGTGCCGGACAATGATCAGG AGCACGCGGACCGAAGCATCATCCTGCCTGGATCAACCCACTACCGCACATCTT GCCAGTGGCAGGTGGAGACCAACCCTTGCGTAAACAACGCTCTGCAGGCCCTGAATTTCCCCCACCCGAGCGACGCATCAAAGTTTCTCCAATGCGGACTGTACGAACGAATGTATGTTGTCCAGTGTCCCAATGGAGAGCTCTATGACCAGGCAACATCCTCATGCATTACTCCAAAG GCAATTGTAGCCCAGCCGACCTACATCGCCTCTCTCGGCATTCCGAGTCCATGCACAGCTCAGAGCCTCCAAGCAGGCCGGATATTCTTCTCTGTTGCGAATAGCAACAAACAATTCATCCAGTGCGACGCTGCCGGAAATGCTCGCGTGATCACCTGCCCTGATCAGCTCATCTGGGACCAGAACAGGCAATCGTGTGTGTACACACTACAAGGCGGTGTGGCGAACCCTGGTTATTTGGCTGCAGTCACAG GGTTTTTGAACGGTGCTAACCCGTGTACCGCTCAAGCCATAAGCGCTCAGGCCCTGTTTTTCTCCCACCCCGATCCAACCAAGTTCATCCAGTGTGACCTACAAGGAAACGCTTTCGTCCAGAGGTGCCCCTCTGGTCTCGTGTGGAACCAGTACTTGGAGACGTGCGCTTCCCAGCTCGCCTCAATCACACTCACTGGACAGACAAACTTTTCGGGATGGATGAGAAGTCATCGACATTTGTGA
- the LOC128217415 gene encoding uncharacterized protein LOC128217415: MNSVLFLTCVGVLCGLVQAATVPDTDQEHADRSIVLPGSTLTRTSCQWQVATNPCVNNALQALNFPHPSDASKFLQCGLYERMYVVQCPTGELYDQATSSCISPKAIVAQPTYIASLGIPSPCTAQSLQAGRIFFSVANSNKQFIQCDAAGIARVITCPDQLIWDQNRQSCVYTLQGGVANPGYLLAVTGFLNGANPCTAQAISAQALFFSHPDPTKFIQCDLQGNAFVQRCPSGLVWNQYLETCASQLASFTLTGQTNLSG, from the exons ATGAATTCTGTCTTGTTTCTCACGTGTGTAGGAGTCTTGTGTGGTCTTGTGCAGGCTGCCACCGTGCCGGACACTGATCAGG AGCATGCGGACCGAAGCATCGTCCTGCCTGGATCAACGCTCACCCGCACATCTT GCCAATGGCAGGTTGCGACCAACCCTTGCGTAAACAACGCTCTGCAGGCCCTGAATTTCCCCCACCCGAGCGACGCATCAAAGTTTCTCCAATGCGGGCTGTACGAACGAATGTACGTTGTCCAGTGTCCCACTGGAGAGCTCTACGACCAGGCAACATCCTCGTGCATTTCTCCGAAG GCGATTGTAGCCCAGCCGACCTACATCGCCTCTCTCGGCATTCCGAGCCCATGCACAGCTCAGAGCCTCCAAGCAGGCCGGATATTCTTCTCCGTTGCGAATAGCAACAAACAATTCATCCAGTGCGACGCTGCCGGTATTGCCCGCGTGATCACCTGCCCTGACCAGCTCATCTGGGACCAGAACAGGCAATCGTGTGTGTACACACTTCAAGGCGGTGTGGCGAACCCTGGTTATCTTCTTGCAGTCACAG GTTTTTTGAACGGCGCTAATCCGTGTACCGCCCAGGCCATCAGCGCTCAGGCCCTGTTCTTCTCGCACCCCGATCCAACCAAGTTCATCCAGTGTGACCTGCAAGGGAACGCTTTCGTCCAGAGGTGCCCGTCTGGTCTCGTGTGGAACCAGTACTTGGAGACGTGCGCTTCCCAGCTGGCCTCATTCACACTCACTGGACAGACAAACTTATCGGGATAG